The following is a genomic window from Clupea harengus unplaced genomic scaffold, Ch_v2.0.2, whole genome shotgun sequence.
GAGACCCCAGAATttagccttggggaacaccacATGTTAAAGAAAGGTATTTGAAGACTTTTATATCATGAAACTGCTGATAATCAGCAGGCCTCCAATAATAACACCTGGGTAGTGCATcatgttaaataaaaataaacaccaGTCTCTCATAACTACTGGATAAAGGTATTCAAAGTCTAAAAAACAAGGCCTTTCAGTTCTGCAACTATTTGCTTTTAAAAACGACAGTATTGGGTTGAAGGTGATGTTTGATAAACTACAGGGAGAGGCTTGTGACCAGGTTTATTCCTCCCTCAACAATGAGCTAACTGGACAATTGCTGTATTCTGTACAGAACTAATTTAGCTACAATGAAccgacaagaaaagaaaaacgaaatGCTCACTGCCCTTAAGTACTAAGATCAACATCAGTGAAGACAGTGAAGGCTCCGGATAATAACACTGGTTCTAAAACAGTGGATTAACCCACTTGAGAGCAAGCTACAAATCAACTACTGCCCACTTTTAGAACCACTTCCCTTTGCGCATTTGTGTTAAAGGCCATGTGGGGAGCAATGTTTGTATTGCAAGCCTGGAATTCATAACGaggatcaaacacacataaagcGCCCAATAAGAATGCAATGCTCCCTTGGTGTGGGTACTTTGGAGCAGCACCAAGTTCATATAGCGCTCCTGGAGCACGGCCAGATTCTTGTTGGTTTATTGCTCCATCTGACCATGACGAGGAGTACGCACTcgcattcacacatacatatatcacaAACAAAATTAAGGCTGAGAAAGGCGCTGGGAGAAAAAAACCAAGGCTGTGTATATAACCACACGCACATGTTACATGGTTTCACGTAAAAGGGATTCCTAGAAGTGCCGTGCAACTTACCAGGGGTGGCAAAATATATCCCATATCTGCTTTTGCTTCAATAGCAACACACAAGGGGATTCTAAACAGATGTCTTTTTCCATAAGCTCAACCATACTGAAGTGCCACTAGCACACTGATACACTTTTTCCACCCTTTCAATTACACTAAATAGGTATGAAGTAAGTTTGAGCAATTATTTTGGGGGAGTTGACCACTCTCTGAGAGGAGTAATGGTTGGATTCCATGATGCTGGTTGCCCTTTCAGAGTGAAGGGGATAGGGATCAAAGATAACCATGTTTATCGTTTCTTTTATTAGCCTATAAATTTGAAGTCTGCTGCTGTTAAATTAGTAATAGCCACGCTAATAATAGTCTATCAATTAAAGTGGAAATGTCTCCTGCCTGAATGACTCCTGATCAGTCAAGTGAACTTTCACTCATATGACATTAGCTTATGACAGCTTTGTTGTCATATCATGTACAAGACATTCTGCTGCTATAAATACATAGCATACTTTGGAAAATAGAAAGGTATTTCGAGGTGCAGGATCTCTCTTTTACAGTGGAAAAATATTGACCATCTCACCAAGTAATCAAACACAGTTGcctggaaaatgaaaacataGTTTCAAATCAACAATTCTCCATCTGGGCAGCTCCACGAACAGGCCAAGAGGATTTTCCACATCGTATTTTATACATGCAAGTGGCAggtcgatttttttttttaaccaaatgAATCACAACAACTGGAAACTGCTGTTTCAAGGGTGAAGGTCTGGAAACTCACTTCTTTCGGTCTTCCTCCCCAAGGctttcccatctctctttaACAGCAGTGGTGACATCCTGCAGACCGGCTCCTGGGTCCTCCTGAAGGATGGACACTCTGCTCTCCCGCTCGAACAGGGCGCGGGCAGACAGCGGCTGACGCACGGAGCGCGAGCCGATAAGCTCGTAGGCCGTCAGCTTGGGCATTTTCGCCATGATGATGTTTGACGGCTTCTTGGATGGGCTGCTCCTGCATCTCTCCACGGCCTCCCTGACTTCCTGGGGCTCTGATGGGACGTGCAGCTTCACGGGCTCCAAACGACCTCCGGTGACGGGATCTGTCAGGGCTCGGCCCATGCTCCAGCTCTCTGCTGAGATGTCGCGGTCTGCGTTGGGTGCGGCTGCAAACAAGTCAGCGCTCTCCTTCGGCCCATCCTTGGTATCCCCGGTGTTGAAGCGGTCCTCGTCGAGCAAGGAACCGTTGACATGGCTCAAGTCAAACAAGCTCTTATTGATTATCCAGTCctctgatgaagatgaagagctGGTCTGGTTTAAAGATGTGTTACTGGCTGGATCACTTGCCTTCGCCGGGCTCTGCTCGATAGCTCCAAACAAATCTACGTCAGAGCAGTCTAACGGGGGCTGAGGCAAGGCCCCTCGGTGATCATTGACGACATCGTCTGCATCAGTATCAGTCCTTCCATTAACAGGGAGCCCCTGTTGCGTCTGCAAGGCCCCAGAGGTGGACGTATCTCCGACCGCCTCACGGCTGACACAGGCTTCAGTGTTTGGCAAAGGACCATAGAGTGAAACCAACATGGACTCCACAGCAGCCAACACGGTTTCCTAGGAAGACCAAAAGAAAATTGTCTGTTCATTGtgctgtgcatacacacacacacaccacacacacacacacacacacacacacacacacacacacacacacacacacacacacacacacacacacacacacacacacacacacgtgtgaaatTGCTAATAAATTAAATTCACCAAACTAATATACACTAGTTTAAAGCATGTACATGTTTTCCATTGAAGAGTTCACCTTGTTCTGAAGCATAACTTGAGTTTTGTCAGGCGTGAGGTTGACGTCAACCATGGAGGCAGGTACAGTAATGTTCATCATTAGGGTAGGGTAGCGACGGCAAGACGAATCTCCACTACACAACTGCTTAACCAGCTGTGAGCGGGAACAAGAGAGATCAACTTATTACACTCACAATGATAATGTATGACGTCTCAAACACTAAACAATCAGTGACATTGGTATGCTACAACCCTTGATAATGAAGATTTAAATAGTTAGTATAAAAAAAGAACTAATTCATCATACCTTCATAATTTCTTTATGATGAACTGGACGACTATTCACAAAGACAAAAGTTCTGTCAGGATTACTGGAGCTTGTTGAGGCACAGCCAGAGTCGGACTTTGGGAAAAAGCCCTCAATTGAAATCTGTCAAAAAGCACAGGACAACATCTCAAGTCATCTGAAATTCCAAACCCACACctacatttgaaaactgaacTGGCATAGATCCCCTCATCTGGGAAGAATTAGTAGTCATTGAGGTACAATAGCTGTCAGAATGTCGGTTTCACAGCATAATAGGTTGTATTTTGGCTaaaacacataagcacataaacacatatatttttaaaacactAAAAATAGAAAATCACCAATGTGCCTCGACACACATGAGATGttctcaaaacaaacaaatacctcACTTGTTTACCCATATAAGGAACTCAGCAACTAGTCTCTAATAGCTGTTATTGTGTCTTTCACAATACCAGTTTTGCATTACGTACAGTTTGCCATTACGACATGTCAATTACAGCAGCAGAGGTGATCCCAAGCCTTGAAAATAAGCGCACCGAATGAGGCCTATTATTTCACAGGCAAATCACCCCGACACTTACTGGACCACATAGACTCTAAAGTCTGGTACTGAGTCCACTTTGTGTTGCTGAAGAAGCACTGGTCCACTTTGGGTCCACTGCCAACTGTGTCCACTGCCAACTGTGTCCCTGCACGGCGGACCATGCAGATGGTCAATACAAACGTTTTTCAAACACATTCACTGCATGTCAGTAGTAATCGATGCATGAATGCAGAAAAATATatgaacagacaaacaaatcgATCAGTGACAGAGAATCTTATTGACGACCAGAAAAAACGAAGCAGACATTATGGAaggtggatatatatatatatagggcaGTTTGTTCACATTTTAGGTAAAGATGTCTTTGCATAGCGAGACAAAACCGATCAGGTAGTCCACAAGATGACCTACTTTAATTCGACTGACACGGCGAAGCTGATGCAAAGAACACGCAGCTTTCCCATTGACCTTTCTGCAGCGGCTCCCATGCTCCTCGGCGGCGGCGGCCTAAGCACAGATTCACTCACGTGTCGCTTCCAGGAGGTGCGTGGGAGAGCCGTGTTTTGGCATTGTGTCGGAGCTGACGGGACGGGAGAGCAGCACACTGGCTAATGACTGATTGCTCAAGCAGACATCTGCAGGCATGAAATATCATACCATAAATTagcatctctctcgctctctcgctcgctctctctctctctcattgtggaTATTCTTAGAAATTATGAATAGGGGAGAGATATGCGTCTTCTTCTGGCATCACGCCACATTGAGAAGCCATGGCCAAAACCCAGCACTAGTCATGTGCACACTATATGGCCTCTCTACATCTGATCCTATAGTGTGGGAGTGTAAACGGGCATGGTGGATCAGACTGTATAGGCAGCATGCTTTCactacagtaaaaacatgcaaattaCTGATACACATTCAGTAGTAGCTGAGTAGTTGAGTTTCATGATTGGGTCGGAATGAGTAAGACTCTGTTTCATTAgcgtttggtaaattgcatgcGCAGATGGAATAAGCATTAGTTAATGCAGATGTTAACTACTCTTAACTTAACATTATTTAGCATTTGTCATGCATTTCTTATTTACCCCTGAAACTTTACGAGCACAAAATGGGTCAATGAGAACTGTGACAGCCTTTTCGAATGCAACGCCACTGCTGAAGGGCTCCAGCAGAGCACCTTGTGTGTACAAGCACAAGTTCATGCTGGGGGCTGAAGGCTAGCCAAATGCTAAAGTAGGTGTCAAACTTCAGCACACATTGTTCCCGAGATCCACAGCTCTTGCATCCCCTGACTGACTGAAAGGAGACTTCTCCCTCTCAAACCTGCCTTCCGTGGGCATGAAGTCGGGGAGGATTTGGGAGGTGAATGGGCATGTTTGGTGATCACCCACTGCTGAAGGCATGAAAAGTCAACGGTGCTGGTCTTGactgcaaatgaaaaaaaacaacaacacctacaaacaacaacaacaacggcgagagagtgagagggggagagggacagagaggagcaaGGGGGGAATGTCTGTCCAACTGGATTAGCTGAGAGATGCACTGCTGGTAGAAAGCACACTACACCTGCCGAGACCAAGCACTGGCATTCCTTCCAGAACTCAATTACTATCACTCCACTGCCTTTTTCCTGAGCACGAAGAGAGACATTCCTCCCGTCACATGTGAATACAagggaaaaaaagtgtgtggGAAAAGGATAACAAAAACAacgaaaaaaaatgtaactggCCTCTTTCTGACAGCGAACAGTCCCCGCTTTCAGCCATTTTGCCCTTGCACAACAACGGACCTGCGCATAAACGGCAGCATGTGGCCAAACATGCGCCCTGGGGCCTGCTGCTTGCACTCAGAATCTTCTGGAAGGATAATTGGTGCCAGCTCAGTGTGGGGTGTGGCCCCGCGCCAGCGAAGCCCAGTCATGTCCCTCTGATGCGCTCCTGCCGCATGCGTGGCAAGCCGTGCCATCCTCTCTAACTCATCTCTGCAATCGCGGTGCGAGCTTTTGACGTATTCTGTCACAAGGCCAGCAATCCACAATGCAGCAGCGATACCGATCTAATTTCATAGTCACCCGTGCCAGACTGTTCTAACCTTCTCTTTGTGCGTAATGGACTTCATGATGAGATAGAAAAACGTTGGGCATGACGTGCGTATTATCAATCACACTTACATAATATAATTGCAACAGGGAACCTTTTGTTAATACTTCCTCACTCAAAACCAAGCTGTTTGAGAGGTCAGAGTGTCATTAGCTgtaacagcagaaaaaaaaatacaaacccATTTTTCCACCCATTATTCAAAGGTAGGTCACTTCATCGCATTCTCCTCCTTATTTGTAAACACCTTCTACTGTGCACTGACAGGAATACAGCAGTTCTCTGATTACTGCGCCCCTTGGTTTTGTTTGTGGCACTGAACGCTGTgtgcagagagcagaggggtgaGAAGAAACTTCTGGAAGGGTCTGTGACGTGATGCCCTCCATCCTAATCCGAACAGACCCTCAGAGGGCTTTTCAGCCTGTGGTGAGGTCCCTGAAACTTTTACACTGAGGGCAACGGCAAGAGAATGCTGAGTCATTCATGTAAAAGTAATCGCCGTGGAATGCACTTCAAGGGAAATAAGGGGAAACAGCACTCCAGGGACAGAGAAAACTGTTAAAGAATTAAATTGCACACAGcccttaaattcagcaaattgtcATGCAGCATGCATGCAGGGATGTTTCAATAGTACGTCAAGGCTTCACCTACAGTTTACTTGGAACGGTTCCATTtacaaaacagcagcagcagcaaatggCCTGTTGTTTATGATGGAAAAAGAAGTGCATGGCCTAAACCCATCTCAGCCACTATGCAGTGTGCACTGACTTGTATaggattttttttcacaaaactcAGTGGATCACTAAATCATGTTCTtgatggacattttttttttgttgttgttgctatggGTCTAGTTTTCATTACTGTACCTTCTATGTGTCCACTCATGAATTCCTGGAATTCAGGCTCCATAGGTGCAGGATAAATATGCCTGCGTTTTCTCAGTACTTTACTGACCTCTGGATGCTCCTGGCGATGATGGAGGGGGAGCAGGTTGGCCATGGCGGCCGCCCCAATCACGGCCATGAGGGCCGCTCTGTGATCCGACACCCTGGCCTTCTGCCAAACCACGGCCTGAAACAACACGGTAAAACGGGTCAAGTTATTTTCTCCCATCCTAAAATAGGAGCACCTGTGGGAGAATGTGCCCACAAAAAGACACTCATCACTAATCAGATATCCTCAATGGAGAAATTACCCTCCAAGTCATTTTAGGGGGCataaaagagaataaaaaaatcacACTCTCCGCATTGTTGATGGTCCCGGGGCTTAGGAGAGTTCTATAGAATCgtaaggaggagagggaatgaTATTCCTGTGAGATCACAAAACTGGCCTTGTTTGCACCGAGCAGTTACAATGATTGTGCAAAAAGAAGACAGCTCACCTCAAAGGTTAATTAGAtattcacacatgcacttttAACCTTTAACTTATCCTACTGACAAGTCATATTAGCAATACCACAAAAGCGGAAATACGGTACACATGTTTGGGTTATGCTTTGTTTCACTCACTTAGCACATCACATTTGTGTCCCGAGTCAATGTGAGCAACTAGTTTGTCTGAAAACAGGATGCATATATATTGACACCTGTGGCTTGGCCTCATGTTGGCTTTTCCACTAGTAAGCATATCTCGGGTGTGGATTTCTGGATGCGTGCAGTTTACAGCACACATCTCCGCTATGAAATACACAATTTGATGACGGTAAAGAGATCACTCTAGTAAACAGCTCTAGGAGAACCCATGAAATTCGAGTGGGGGACAAAGTGCAAAGTTCGTGATACGGGATACGGCTGCGAGTGCTGATGGGACAAAATGCAGGCGCGCTCCTCCCCTACGATGAACGAATGAATTAAACGAAAAAGTGTTTCATTTCATCAGAGTGCACTTAGGCCTGGCACCCTCTCCCGTTTAGGAAATACCTCCCGTACTTATGCCCTGCAGGCCACTGGCTCTTCTGTCAACACATGGCCAGAGACATTGCAGATAGCGTTGCTGCTCGCACAGTTGCTGTAGTGTTGTTAGAATTATAGCAAAGAAAAAACCTTTAGGTATTTAAGGGCAAACTTCCGGCAAGCCAGCCCAACTGCAGGAGCAATGGCCTATTGGGTTACATGCAGGAGAGGGAAACTCGCATGCGTGCTGATCGCATTAGGGAGCACCGAGAGCCCACGAGGCCACTTCCCAGAGGGGCCGAGCACTCCTCCGTAGATACACGTCTTAACGTTCTCCTTCCTGGAAAGCCGTGATTAATGGTGGAAAAATTCCATGTCTCCTCAGGTGCTGGTCAGGTTTCAAACTATGTCTTGGCACGTGGACATTCTGTGTGTTATATCAGATTGCTCTTGAGATCACACCCTTACACAGCTCttaaaaaaacttttttctGAGATTGACATTATAAGACAAATATGCAACGGTGCATTCATCCTCCTGATCCCATGagactcaatcactcactctcacccatGGGGAAGAAGATTATGATGAGCATGGAGAGGACGACAGATAGAGAAAAACTGTGTTATTGAGTAAAGTATCCGTATAAATGGGTCCCATCCATCGGACTGATAAAAGACACACTTTGCAGCAGTTGATTCCATGTTCTGTCAAGGGCCCAGCATTCACTCCATGCTATTTATGGACTCACAGAGACACCTTGTGGCCCACAGTTTGACTACAAACGAAAACACATTTCCACAGATGTGTATCTATAACATGACTAGCTCACAGACTCAGTCACTTGAAAATAGCTGACAGTGACAACGTTGGTTACGGGGGATTATCAATAAATAACGCTGCACAAACAGGGCTGTTCTCCACGTGCAAACAACTCTGACAGCACGTCACATCTGAGGTGAAAACAGCAGGCGTGGCGCCTGCATGACAGCACACCTTGTTGTGAGTGAAGGTTATTCTCAGCTCAGGCTTCACCACAGCATAGGCCATCAGCAGATCCTGGACTTTCTTGAGCTCCTCTTTGCATTTCTTTGTGTTCGAGTAGAACTGTCTTCTCACAGGGAGGTTCTTAAACAGTTTCAGAGCACACACCGTGGTCCCTGTAGTGGACAGTGAAGCGCTGTCGTTAAATACACGACAACAGAATTACTAATAACAAAACTCAAAATTCACTACCGACCTTGGCCAAGATGCGATGGCTTCTGGGAGACAATCTGCCCTGTGAGGTTCAAAGTATATTGTGTGCTGAAGTCATCCTCAGACGTCTTGGTTGTAACCGCAACCTGATGGACAGATCAAACCATGCTTATCGAGGCCAAGTCTCAAATAAAAGCTGTTGAAATAACACATCTAAGATCAAAGTAAGCCGCCCCCCTCACTTCTGACACGGCACATAGGGATCCAAGTGCCTCTCCTCTGAATCCATACGTGTCCAGCTGCATAAGGTCGTCATGGCAGGAGATCTTCGAGGTGTAGTGTTTCACTCCCATGACTGCTGTGTCTGCCGCTTTGATCCCTGAGCCATTATCTCGCACCTCAATGCGATCCAGGCCATAATTTTCCTGTGAATTGAACGATAGTTAACAATGATGTTTGAAACCAGTTCTTCTTTAtatctgaaaaaaaataaaaataacgaTATTACTAAAATAGCCCTCTAGATCAGTTATCATCTATGTTACTAGCCGTGCTGTTTGAACCTACATCAAGTAGAACCAAATCTTGTTGCAAAAAAGGAATGAAATCCCACTTCGTTCAGGAAGATTTTGTCTATGTATTCAACAGTGACACAATACAATTCAAACTACATGAATTATGAAGTCAGCAATATAAAAGCACAACCTCTAACAAGCCTAAGATAAAGGGTAGCCAGCGTAATTGAAGGAAGAAGACGAGTGACGACAAAACCTTGGCCAGTGTACCTCACGTCTACGAAATAAGTAGTCTTAACAACCAGCCTTAAAAGTGACACTTGTGAAAAATGACTACCTGTGCACTAACAGAGGCCAGGTTGTGCATGCTTGTATCATTACCAGTTTAACGTCAATGCTTGTGGAACCTGCATCCAGTGAGTTCTCAATCAGCTCCTTGACGACACTCCCAATAGAGGTGATGACTTGGGAACTTGACAGCAAACGGACTGTCTCTGCTGGAAGCTGCTTCATCGTGTGGCAAACCCACCTGAAACATCACATAATATGTTACTTTGATGCAACTGTACGAATATGACAAAACTGGACATTCTTGAAACGTGCCATAACTCGCGGTCTCATTGATTGGCGGGAAATTCGTCTCGTTAATGCTGTAATTTAACGTACGTTAACTGCTCAACTCACTATGCTAGGTATGGCAAGCTCGCCACTATACATAATGTCAGTGTATTGCCAGCTAAACTCCTATGGTCTTTGAGCAACACATTCATCATAGGTAATTTAGTAGCAAATTACCCCATGTTTGTGATAACACTGCCTACAATTGCCCAATCTAACTGTCCACGTAGTAAAGTTAGCTAACTATTAATGTTTACCAAACATTAGCCAAATAAGGCATACAAAAAACGAAATAACCCTACAGCTCTAAACACGTACCGTTACGTTAATGTCGAGACCAGATTAACTTCTTAGCTCCATTAAAATGCCGATATTCTGCCTGATGTGATAAACAGCTAAATGAATGGTTGTTGCTGTAACTTTGGCGGCTTCTGCGAATTTGCTATAGAAACATTCTAGTCTAGTTGATGTAACTGGCTAGTTAGCAGGCTAACACAACAAGTGGCGCGGCAAAATCAAAACATTAGTCCCTAAAGTGTGACACAAATGAACCCGCGGAATACACTTCCGTCAAGGTCTTTACTAAACATATCAAAATAGGGGTCGTTGTAACTTGGTCATGCTAATACTTATttgttgtaataataataataatcataataataatagtaaaaaGTCAGAAAGCCGGTTGGCCCTAATCTGACAGGGCATATATTTTGCGTTTGGTATGGATCAAGGAACAATTCTTATCCATAATAATGCAAGTCAAAAGTTTCATAAAAGTCCCCGACAGCTCATCAGCTATGCCTCTGACGCATATGAGTTGTCCTCATTATACATCCATGTTGGTTGTCTACTTTTAATGTAAACATTGACTTTATGGTGTCAGTCTGCGAGAGGTCACCAAGCCCCCCGTCATCTTTACTCACGGTGTTGAGATTCTCAGACTCAAAAGGTGCACAGTGTGCCACATGGGGGCAGTGTTATCCAAATAAAGGGaaccttttaaaaatgtgttctttGGGTTTATGCCTTAACCTACTTTAGTCTTGGTTTAATTGCTGACGAATATTTATAAAAAGATAAAGTGCGTCATATAAGTCTCTGATCTTTGCGACAAATCCAAAGCCTCTTACTTGCTAATGTGAAGGTCCATATGCTTTAGGCCTGTCTTGAGAAATAAAACGTTATTCTGGGAACGCATAGCCAATCTATTACCAAACAGATGAAATAAATTTAGAATTtaaatctaaaaataaataatggagTTGATCTGCAATATTTCTACTATCTGATCTGGTGCATGCCAGGACGCACTGATATTTGGGATCTCGGTCACAACCATTCTTTGTGCAGAAAACACAGATGTAGGTTGACGCACGTAGAAATCTACAAGTTCAAGTCCTGAAACATCTGTGGTCATTCGGTGCGGCAGGCGTGATGACAGGAGGACCTCAGACATGCTTGGTGGTCCGGAGGGATTTTAGTGTGCACGCTTATCAAAGTAACACGAATGCCAACATTTGGATTCTATGACTTGGATACCATTCTGCTGAGATCATGTTtctattttaatgtttttattccATCGATCAAATCTGTTCCAAACAATCATCGCGAAGGTACGTGGGCTATTTGACCAATCTTCTCTAACGATCGATTAACACTAATGGCACGACATAATATTTTAGATATATTGATGCATACAATAGTTGAATTCATAAAGTGGGGAAATTTAGATGGACGTTAGACAATTGTGTGTCCAAACTCAGTGGCAATAGGTCAGATTATTGACCGTCGTACATCATATTATTTAAATTACCATAGATTTTGTGTCTTTTACACAGTTTTGACCTTGAGTAAGTGTAAGTGCCCATTTTGTTGTTTCCGCACTTGTCTGTCAACAAACAGTGAGGAAACAGTTGCGATGTCAGAACAATTCATAATTAATTAAACCCACAGGTTCAGACTTTACTCCATTATTTAACATACAATTTTATATACTCTCAGTTTCTGGATAGGGACGGGCTTGGCTCTATCTTTTTTTGTCAGATATTCAAATCCTTTACGAATATAAGTCTGATCAATTAAAGTGGTACAAGAATTATTTATAAAAGCACTTAGTTCTTAGACCTAAACAAGAGGTCCGAAAGTCTTGACGCACGGGCGCGTCCATGTTTACCTTTACTGGCGACGCGCCTACATGACTGGTAGCTAGCTGAGCTCACTAGTGCAATACCTGATTTATGATTATTTGGGTATAGCCAGACTACGTGTCTTCAGGTCCGTTTGCAATGCGCGCAGTGAATCTGGATTTGGCATAGCCAGGTTATATTTTTGAACCCTTCGTGTAACTTTTTTGTTCGTCTTATTATTGGG
Proteins encoded in this region:
- the pms1 gene encoding PMS1 protein homolog 1: MKQLPAETVRLLSSSQVITSIGSVVKELIENSLDAGSTSIDVKLENYGLDRIEVRDNGSGIKAADTAVMGVKHYTSKISCHDDLMQLDTYGFRGEALGSLCAVSEVAVTTKTSEDDFSTQYTLNLTGQIVSQKPSHLGQGTTVCALKLFKNLPVRRQFYSNTKKCKEELKKVQDLLMAYAVVKPELRITFTHNKAVVWQKARVSDHRAALMAVIGAAAMANLLPLHHRQEHPEISIEGFFPKSDSGCASTSSSNPDRTFVFVNSRPVHHKEIMKLVKQLCSGDSSCRRYPTLMMNITVPASMVDVNLTPDKTQVMLQNKETVLAAVESMLVSLYGPLPNTEACVSREAVGDTSTSGALQTQQGLPVNGRTDTDADDVVNDHRGALPQPPLDCSDVDLFGAIEQSPAKASDPASNTSLNQTSSSSSSEDWIINKSLFDLSHVNGSLLDEDRFNTGDTKDGPKESADLFAAAPNADRDISAESWSMGRALTDPVTGGRLEPVKLHVPSEPQEVREAVERCRSSPSKKPSNIIMAKMPKLTAYELIGSRSVRQPLSARALFERESRVSILQEDPGAGLQDVTTAVKERWESLGEEDRKKYEGKAKKALDTYTLQRRRAEEGETQDRDGKRLPSAADSSGSKPQGLKRKAPLSNQQILDKLFSSQPAKKSAPAKVSKPLPFSLAALKQRLNLLSSQSGSGPLGLRLVNRLASHCAWVVLCGKELMLLNPFRVEEALLFKRLLENNILPAVCLQTPIQLTDGVLGGSEFMDVLCDMKTGSPELNGSTFFSDPRLVANGFQIRLSPGSSSTERHVEVTGMADCMPFFGIADLREVLTAVKDRHAQSVQQCRPLKAARYLEGEAVRMVRQLPLNLSRDDVEDTLRRMREQLGEQSQTCIHGRPFFHLLTKVPETDEEALETLSSTR